The Bernardetia sp. ABR2-2B DNA window TCGTTTTTTTTACGCTATTACAGCCTGTATTTGTCTTTTTATTAGTGCTTTTTGGTTTCCTCCCCTGATGTGGGTTGCCAAAATTGCGTTGGCTGGTTTGGCTGTCCTTACAACTGCTGAAGGAATTATGCTTTTTCATCCAAAAATGAAACTTCAAGCTGAACGCCTTCTGAATCCAAAACTTTCTTTAGGTGATCCAAACCCTGTTCGTTTGGTCGTCAAAAGTGAGTATCCTTTGCCTGTTGAGGTAGATATTTATGACGAATTGCCCTTTCAGCTTCAAGTGAGAGATTTTGGAATTACTACAAAATTAGAACAGGAAAAACCAGAAGAAATACTTTATCACGTAAAACCAACCGAACGAGGAATTTTTAATTTTGGAGCTATAAATCTTATTGCAAAAACTCAAATTGGGCTTTTAAAACGCAAAGTAACTATTCCTGCTGAGTATGATACAGCTGTTTATCCTTCGGTTATGCAGATGAAAAAATATGAGCTGATGATGTTTTCGAATCTAAGTATGCAAAATGGAGTTCGAAAGTTACGTAGAATCGGACATAGTTATGAGTTTGACCAAGTAAAAAATTATGTTCGTGGAGATGATTTTAGGAGTATCAATTGGAAAGCAACAAGCCGTAGAAATGAGCTGATGGTAAACCAATATGAAGACGAACGCTCACAACCAATTTATTTGATTTTGGATAAAAGTCGTGTGATGAAAATGCCTTTCGAAGAAATGACTTTGCTAGATTATGCTATTAATTCTACGCTTGTAATGTCAAATATTATTCTTCAAAAAGGAGATAGAGTAGGCTTGATTAGCTTTTCGAATACGCTAGATTCAAGAATAAAAGCAGAGCAGCGTTCGGGACAGTTGGGCAAAATAATGGAATCACTTTACAGACAAAAAACTGAATTTTTGGAAGCTGATTATGATTTGATGTATGACGGAGTTCGTCGCCTGACAAATAGCAGAAGTTTACTGATTTTCTTTACCAACTTTGAGAGTATGAGTGCCTTGAAACGCAATTTGCCTACGCTTCGTCGTTTGAATAAATTACACCTTTTGGTTGTTGTCTTTTTCCAAAATACTGAACTTACTGATTATTCAAACCTCCCTACAACGGATTTAGAGGATATTTATAGCCAAACATTAGCACAAAAATTCTTAGTAGAAAAGCGTAGAATGGTAGAAGAACTCAAAAAATATGGCATTCAGTCGGTGCTTACTCGCCCAGAAGATTTGTCTGTCAATACAGTAAATAAATATATGGAATTAAAGGCTAGGGGGATGATTTAGGAATTAGGTCTAAAAATTTACTAAACCTTTATTATATTCTCCTCAAACCGCTTCTGTACTTCTTCTAGTGTTTTTTCTCCTGCTGCAACAGAAAGAGTAAAGTCAGTTAGAATATCATCATTTACAGTATTTC harbors:
- a CDS encoding DUF58 domain-containing protein — encoded protein: MWSIIKNTFLTNRFFYAITACICLFISAFWFPPLMWVAKIALAGLAVLTTAEGIMLFHPKMKLQAERLLNPKLSLGDPNPVRLVVKSEYPLPVEVDIYDELPFQLQVRDFGITTKLEQEKPEEILYHVKPTERGIFNFGAINLIAKTQIGLLKRKVTIPAEYDTAVYPSVMQMKKYELMMFSNLSMQNGVRKLRRIGHSYEFDQVKNYVRGDDFRSINWKATSRRNELMVNQYEDERSQPIYLILDKSRVMKMPFEEMTLLDYAINSTLVMSNIILQKGDRVGLISFSNTLDSRIKAEQRSGQLGKIMESLYRQKTEFLEADYDLMYDGVRRLTNSRSLLIFFTNFESMSALKRNLPTLRRLNKLHLLVVVFFQNTELTDYSNLPTTDLEDIYSQTLAQKFLVEKRRMVEELKKYGIQSVLTRPEDLSVNTVNKYMELKARGMI